One window from the genome of Pandoraea fibrosis encodes:
- a CDS encoding YaeQ family protein — MALKATIYKAEVQITDLDRHYYASHSLTLARHPSETDERMMVRLLAFMLYAGERLSFGKGISTADEPDLWEHDFGGDIVRWIDVGQPDARRLVKAAGRAEHVDVLAYGGKPAAIWWQATETQITRLSNLTVRMLDEASAEALTALASRTMRLQCTIQDGEVWIADDNHNLPVNLVTLRAAADD; from the coding sequence ATGGCACTCAAAGCCACTATCTACAAGGCCGAGGTGCAAATCACCGACCTCGACCGCCACTACTACGCCTCCCATAGCCTGACGCTGGCCCGGCATCCGTCGGAAACCGACGAACGCATGATGGTGCGTCTGCTCGCCTTCATGTTGTACGCCGGTGAGCGCCTCTCGTTCGGCAAGGGCATCTCGACGGCCGACGAGCCCGACCTGTGGGAACACGACTTTGGGGGCGATATCGTCCGGTGGATCGACGTCGGGCAACCTGACGCTCGCCGCCTCGTCAAGGCCGCGGGCCGCGCCGAGCATGTCGATGTACTGGCCTACGGCGGCAAGCCTGCCGCCATCTGGTGGCAAGCGACCGAAACGCAGATCACCCGCCTGTCGAACCTCACGGTGCGCATGCTTGACGAAGCCTCGGCCGAAGCGCTGACGGCGCTGGCCTCGCGCACGATGCGTCTGCAATGCACGATTCAGGACGGTGAAGTCTGGATCGCCGACGACAACCACAATCTGCCGGTGAATCTCGTCACGTTGCGCGCCGCAGCCGACGACTGA
- a CDS encoding 2-hydroxyacid dehydrogenase, producing MDILIFSPDGKTAPYETGLAEHLPQASIRSWQPGDSAAADYLVLWKPNAEVLQPRERLKAIFNMGAGVDGVLGTRGEGAQRLPAGVPLVRLEDAGMADQMAQYVSAAALRYFRRLDVFHDQQAQAQWKFQKPNRLADFPVTVLGYGTLGAHVAKTLKTFGFPVRAWSRSQRSEGAHGDGVELYHGSAGFDACVSGARILVNLLPLTPETVDVLNASLFAKLAQGAFLINVARGAHLVEADLLAALESAQIAGATLDVFRTEPLPADHPFWREPRITVTPHISALTLRDETVAQIAGKIAALERGEAITGIVDLTRGY from the coding sequence ATGGACATCCTGATCTTTTCGCCAGACGGCAAGACCGCCCCTTACGAAACCGGACTCGCCGAGCATTTGCCGCAGGCCAGCATCCGCAGTTGGCAACCCGGCGACAGCGCCGCCGCCGACTATCTGGTGCTCTGGAAGCCGAATGCGGAAGTGCTGCAACCACGCGAGCGTCTGAAGGCGATCTTCAACATGGGGGCCGGCGTCGACGGCGTGCTCGGCACGCGTGGTGAAGGCGCCCAGCGTCTGCCGGCAGGTGTGCCGCTGGTACGTCTGGAAGACGCCGGCATGGCCGATCAGATGGCGCAGTACGTGAGCGCCGCCGCGTTGCGTTACTTCCGTCGTCTCGACGTCTTCCACGACCAGCAAGCTCAGGCGCAATGGAAATTTCAGAAGCCGAACCGGCTCGCGGACTTTCCCGTCACGGTGCTCGGCTATGGCACGCTCGGCGCACACGTCGCCAAGACGCTGAAGACGTTCGGCTTTCCGGTGCGCGCGTGGAGCCGCAGCCAACGCAGCGAAGGCGCGCATGGCGACGGCGTCGAGCTGTATCACGGCAGTGCCGGCTTCGATGCCTGCGTGTCCGGTGCTCGCATTCTCGTCAATCTGTTGCCGCTCACGCCGGAAACGGTCGACGTTCTCAACGCCAGCCTGTTTGCAAAACTGGCGCAGGGGGCATTCCTGATCAACGTGGCGCGTGGCGCCCATCTGGTCGAGGCCGACCTGCTGGCCGCGCTGGAAAGTGCGCAGATCGCGGGCGCCACGCTCGACGTCTTCCGCACGGAGCCGCTGCCCGCCGACCATCCGTTCTGGCGCGAACCGCGTATCACGGTCACGCCCCATATTTCGGCCCTGACCTTGCGCGACGAAACAGTTGCGCAGATCGCAGGCAAGATCGCCGCCCTCGAGCGTGGCGAAGCCATTACCGGCATCGTCGATCTGACGCGCGGCTACTGA